A section of the Solea solea chromosome 17, fSolSol10.1, whole genome shotgun sequence genome encodes:
- the LOC131443493 gene encoding tyrosine-protein phosphatase non-receptor type 14-like, which yields MPFRLKLRRTRRYNVLSKNYFVTRIRLLDNNVIECTLSVESTGQECLEAVAQRLELRETHFFGLWFQGKTQAPVQRWVELEKPLKKQLDKFGNEPLLFFGVMFYVPNVSRLEQEATRYQYYLQLKKEVLDERLHCTVAQGIRLAGLAVQADFGDFTQFMSQDFLREYVLFPVNWPHGDEVLEEWTQKVAEEHKSHCRMQAAEAELLYIKEVEKLDGFGQESFAAKDNYTNDIFIGVSFVGVFVKHRNGRSIMLHKWKDIGTIAHNKSAITVEITSKDDTIIFHMEDMEMAKYIARLFTARHKFYKQNKICAEPTHSPAPIRRRPTWTHRISLPRPQSCNFQSMHSQYGEHYQDTQSSQDSIFHDDPYYKSETSLDRCLLDFPFRNGTVPNGSMYSSPSLSSLNHSQTFVPASPISSNLSIPGSELMRPDYIPSHRHSAIIAPSYRPTPEYDAVMRQKRRMLPTHHDLHSQSLRSLNISNACAYRQPEALVYSQPEMRERGPYHGLGPSPGPYTPQISYSKPVSHGPHQGGPASSKGPCHSPCVNGSGGGGGGGGVGSSISHTVSTPELANTKQQGTNAGSYAATANMLRNHMSRPPPPYPSSSFRPATSTPDLASHRHRCIGGSSPELVTRMVQLSVKTFQPDSSAVVHQSLQEVSEPLTAAAKHRSTLGKRHSMEVISSMRGGGGGGMEGLVMKGMNAPLHRRNTLREHVMPPQPQPIPQPQTAQSQPQSQPPPQQTKELPMQMPAQKTPEASVTQTSAVSYQHQKTLSNATMLIHSSESEEEEEEEERPELDVQIPGLNEDISISAQLQAALAKLPNKPPPEYPGPPRPPSSTQIRNHTHGHNNHTHHHNHNQGPQSHQGPMDPNQAQGRVPKTVPNQGGGGPGGGCGTGPGGTLTRGDQGGVNGAVLGPSISEPDLTSVKERVRKEPVKERPVSEMFSLEDSIVEREIAQRTLERQKMSVDSMKRPLMMAALNGLYVARMPVPKSPAEEGAKAASDERCKTFELKLEEERVFTEYEQVPKKKANCVLTTATLPENTERNRFRDFVPYEENRVELVPNKENNTGYINASHIKVMIRGEEWHYIATQGPLANTCADFWQMVWEQGVNVIAMVTAEEEGGRSKSHRYWPKLGSKHNSATHGKFKVTTKFRTDSGCYATTGLKVKNLLSGQERTVWHLQYTDWPEQGCPEYVVGFLSYLEEIQSVRRHTNSMLDTSKSLNPPVVVHCSAGVGRTGVVILTELMISCLEHNEPMEVPSMLSELRQQRMLMVQTISQYKFVYQVLIQFLKNSRLI from the exons ACCCATTTCTTTGGGCTGTGGTTCCAAGGAAAGACGCAGGCCCCGGTTCAGCGATGGGTTGAGCTGGAGAAACCCCTCAAGAAGCAGCTCGACAAGTTTGGCAACGAGCCGCTGCTCTTCTTTGGTGTCATGTTCTATGTGCCCAATGTTTCTCGGCTAGAGCAAGAGGCCACAAG GTACCAGTATTACCTGCAATTGAAGAAAGAGGTGTTGGATGAACGTCTCCACTGCACAGTTGCGCAGGGGATCAGACTAGCAGGCCTAGCAGtacaag CTGACTTTGGAGACTTCACCCAGTTCATGTCTCAGGACTTCCTCAGGGAGTATGTGCTCTTCCCAGTG AACTGGCCTCATGGTGATGAGGTACTCGAGGAGTGGACCCAGAAAGTTGCTGAGGAACACAAGAGTCACTG TCGGATGCAGGCTGCTGAAGCAGAGCTGTTATACATTAAGGAGGTGGAAAAGCTGGATGGTTTTGGCCAGGAGAGCTTTGCTGCTAAG GACAACTACACTAATGATATTTTCATTGGCGTGTCCTTCGTTGgggtgtttgtcaaacacagAAACGGCAGATCCATCATGCTCCACAA GTGGAAGGACATTGGCACCATAGCACACAACAAGTCAGCCATCACAGTGGAGATAACGAGCAAAGACGACACCATCATTTTTCACATG GAGGATATGGAAATGGCAAAGTACATCGCTCGCCTCTTCACGGCCAGACACAAATTCTACAAACAGAACAAGATTTGTGCCGA GCCCACTCACTCACCTGCACCAATCAGGAGGAGACCCACTTGGACTCACCGCATCTCACTG CCTCGTCCTCAGTCCTGTAACTTCCAGTCGATGCATTCCCAGTATGGAGAGCATTATCAGGACACACAGAGCTCCCAAG ACAGCATCTTCCATGATGACCCCTACTACAAGTCAGAAACAAGTTTGGACCGCTGCCTCTTGGACTTTCCTTTCCGAAATGGTACAGTGCCCAACGGAAGCATGTATAGcagccccagcctgagctccctCAATCACTCCCAGACGTTCGTCCCTGCCTCACCTATATCCTCCAACCTCAGCATCCCCGGCAGTGAGCTCATGCGCCCCGACTACATCCCCAGCCACCGCCACAGCGCCATCATCGCTCCGTCCTACCGGCCCACGCCCGAGTATGATGCTGTCATGCGGCAGAAGCGCCGCATGCTCCCCACGCACCATGATCTCCACAGCCAATCGCTCCGCAGTCTGAACATCAGTAATGCCTGTGCTTACCGCCAGCCTGAAGCTCTGGTGTACAGCCAGCCGGAGATGAGGGAGAGAGGCCCGTATCATGGACTGGGCCCCAGTCCTGGACCTTACACACCACAG ATCAGCTACAGTAAGCCAGTGTCCCATGGTCCTCATCAGGGCGGACCAGCCAGCAGCAAAGGCCCctgtcactcaccctgtgtcaATGGCAGTGGTGGCGGAGGCGGAGGTGGAGGTGTGGGGAGCTCCATCTCTCACACGGTCAGCACACCTGAGTTGGCGAACACTAAACAACAGGGGACTAATGCAGGAAGCTATGCAGCCACTGCCAACATGCTGAGAAACCACATGTCACGACCTCCTCCACCTTACCCTTCCAGCTCCTTCCGCCCGGCCACCAGCACGCCTGATCTGGCCAGCCACCGCCACCGCTGCATTGGGGGAAGCAGCCCGGAGCTTGTTACCCGCATGGTGCAGCTGTCGGTCAAGACCTTCCAGCCGGACAGCTCAGCTGTTGTGCACCAGTCCCTGCAGGAGGTCAGCGAACCGTTAACTGCAGCTGCTAAACACCGCTCCACTCTGGGCAAGAGACACAGTatggaggtgatcagcagcatgagaggaggaggaggaggagggatggaggggCTAGTGATGAAAGGCATGAATGCGCCGCTTCATCGGAGGAACACTCTCAGAGAACATGTGATGCCTCCTCAGCCTCAACCCATTCCTCAGCCCCAAACCGCTCAGTCACAACCCCAGTCCCAGCCTCCACCGCAGCAGACAAAAGAGCTGCCCATGCAGATGCCTGCCCAGAAAACACCTGAGGCttctgtgacacaaacttcagcagTGTCTTACCAGCATCAAAAGACTCTCTCTAATGCTACCATGCTCATTCACAGTAGtgagagtgaagaggaggaggaggaagaggagaggccTGAGCTGGACGTTCAAATCCCAGGTTTAAATGAGGACATCAGCATCAGCGCTCAGCTCCAGGCTGCTCTGGCCAAGCTGCCCAACAAACCCCCGCCAGAGTACCCTGGTCCTCCTAGACCTCCGAGCAGTACTCAGATCCGCAACCACACCCACGGtcacaacaaccacacacatcACCACAACCATAATCAAGGACCACAGAGCCACCAAGGACCCATGGACCCAAACCAAGCCCAGGGCAGGGTCCCCAAAACTGTCCCGAACCAGGGAGGTGGTGGGCCCGGAGGAGGCTGTGGGACAGGTCCTGGTGGGACGCTGACCCGAGGGGACCAGGGTGGAGTGAATGGAGCTGTTTTAGGTCCATCCATCTCAGAACCAGACCTGACCAGTGTCAAGGAGAGGGTACGGAAGGAGCCGGTCAAAGAGAGGCCAGTGTCAGAGATGTTCTCACTGGAAGACAGCATCGTGGAGAGAGAAATCGCTCAAAGG ACACTGGAGAGGCAGAAGATGTCGGTGGACTCCATGAAGAGACCGCTGATGATGGCTGCCCTCAACGGCCTCTATGTTGCTCGAATGCCTGTCCCCAAGAGTCCTGCAGAAGAAGGTGCCAAGGCTGCTAGTGACGAAAGG TGTAAGACCTTTGAGTTGAAGCTGGAAGAGGAGCGGGTCTTCACTGAGTATGAGCAGGTGCCTAAGAAGAAGGCAAACTGTGTTCTCACCACGGCAACACTGCCCGAGAACACCGAGCGCAACCGCTTCCGTGACTTTGTGCCCTACGAGGAGAATCGTGTCGAGCTTGTGCCCAACAAGGAGAACAACACGGGCTACATTAACGCCTCACATATCAAG gTGATGatcagaggggaggagtggcaCTACATTGCCACCCAGGGTCCGTTAGCCAACACCTGTGCCGACTTCTGGCAGATGGTCTGGGAGCAAGGGGTCAACGTCATCGCCATGGTTACTGCAgaagag GAGGGTGGCCGATCCAAGAGTCACCGCTATTGGCCCAAACTGGGCTCCAAACACAACTCGGCCACTCACGGCAAGTTCAAGGTGACCACCAAATTCCGCACCGACTCAGGTTGTTACGCCACCACGGGGTTGAAGGTCAAAAACCTGCTGTCCGGCCAGGAGAGGACAGTCTGGCACCTACAGTACACCGACTGGCCTGAGCAGGGCTGCCCGGAATACGTGGTGGGATTCCTCT CCTACCTAGAGGAGATCCAGTCAGTAAGGAGACACACTAACTCCATGCTGGACACGTCAAAGAGCCTCAACCCTCCTGTGGTGGTGCACTGTAGTGCCGGTGTGGGTCGCACCGGTGTGGTCATCCTCACTGAGCTCATGATCAGTTGCCTGGAGCACAATGAG CCAATGGAAGTTCCGAGCATGTTGTCGGAGCTGCGGCAGCAGAGGATGCTGATGGTTCAGACCATCTCCCAGTACAAGTTTGTCTACCAGGTCCTCATCCAGTTTCTTAAGAATTCCCGCCTCATCTAA